A section of the Clostridium omnivorum genome encodes:
- a CDS encoding phosphate ABC transporter substrate-binding protein: MKKTGLKAIIAALSITFVAGAFVGCGNKEEKSANNKELSGTITAAGSTALQPLAEQVAKQFNDNNPGVTVNVQGGGSGTGLTQVSQGSIDIGNSDIFAEEKLKAEDAKVLVDHKVAVVGFAVVTNSKVKVTNLTKAQLIDIFTGKVTNWKEVGGDDMKIQIINRPKSSGTRATFKKYGLDGKDEVEGVGLQEDSSGLVQKTIQSTDGSIGYLALSYLTTDVRKSINVLKLDGLDANKENITAGKYPIWSYEHMYTKGEPKELIKAYIDYMSKDEVKPILDKLGYISVKDMKVTR, translated from the coding sequence ATGAAAAAGACAGGTCTAAAAGCTATTATTGCTGCACTTTCAATAACATTTGTTGCAGGTGCTTTTGTAGGATGTGGAAATAAAGAAGAAAAATCAGCAAACAATAAAGAATTATCAGGAACTATAACGGCAGCAGGTTCCACTGCTCTTCAGCCTTTGGCTGAACAAGTTGCAAAGCAATTTAATGATAATAATCCAGGAGTAACTGTTAATGTACAAGGCGGAGGAAGCGGAACTGGACTTACTCAAGTATCTCAAGGCTCTATTGACATTGGAAACTCAGACATATTTGCAGAGGAAAAGCTTAAGGCAGAGGATGCTAAAGTCCTTGTAGACCACAAGGTTGCAGTAGTTGGTTTTGCAGTAGTTACAAATAGCAAAGTTAAGGTAACTAACTTAACAAAAGCTCAACTTATAGATATATTCACTGGGAAGGTAACTAACTGGAAAGAAGTTGGTGGAGATGACATGAAAATTCAAATAATAAACAGACCAAAGTCTTCTGGTACAAGAGCAACCTTTAAGAAGTATGGTCTTGATGGTAAGGATGAAGTTGAAGGAGTAGGCCTTCAAGAGGATTCCAGTGGGTTAGTTCAAAAGACAATACAATCAACAGATGGTTCAATAGGATATCTAGCACTTAGCTATTTAACTACAGATGTTAGAAAGTCAATAAATGTATTAAAGCTTGATGGATTAGATGCAAATAAAGAGAATATTACTGCTGGAAAATACCCAATATGGTCCTATGAACACATGTATACTAAAGGTGAGCCAAAAGAACTTATAAAGGCTTATATAGATTATATGTCAAAAGACGAAGTAAAACCTATACTTGATAAATTAGGATACATTTCAGTAAAGGACATGAAAGTTACAAGATAG
- the pnpS gene encoding two-component system histidine kinase PnpS encodes MKKKLIFTILSILTCSFIVLTALFTIIINHQYTENTKKTLKQNNDVLISFFNTENIKDKETLFKKNYSSVDIRVTLIDKEGKVIYDSVADRETMDNHNTRKEVLDARVIGNGFSERFSHSINKNMLYYATAFGDGYIMRSSMPMAIITNFEETYLRYYIITVILVLAMAMAVSLKFSQVILEPIKNLQFITSQVAYGELDRRVKAIKDDEIGQLAKTFNNMADKLQDTLKDVTDKQNRLSAILQSMDSGVIAIDKNNKVIMINSCAEDIFGINRDIIGLNLLDIIRNFELEEVFKNKHENNRELKIWWPKERELRIKTTDIRNEWGLIGTVAVVQDITDLKRLENMRSEFVANVSHELKTPLTSIKGFAETLKYVDDAATKEKFLNIIDDEAERLTRLINDILTLSYIEQHGESKTESINVNEIIENVYNLLKNTADLKKINVEILGDKVPELVGDRDRFKQMVLNLVDNAIKYSEESDKVFVETKVEENNVVLSVRDTGVGMTKEHQERIFERFYRVDKARSRAQGGTGLGLAIVKHIILSLNGTIDVESELGVGTKFTIKIPINRTE; translated from the coding sequence ATGAAAAAGAAATTAATATTTACTATATTATCAATTTTAACCTGCAGCTTTATAGTGTTGACTGCACTATTTACAATTATTATTAATCATCAGTATACTGAAAATACCAAAAAGACTTTAAAACAAAATAATGATGTGCTTATAAGCTTTTTTAATACTGAAAATATTAAGGATAAAGAAACTCTATTTAAAAAAAATTATAGTTCAGTAGATATTAGAGTAACCTTAATTGATAAAGAAGGAAAAGTTATATATGATTCAGTGGCCGATAGAGAAACTATGGATAATCATAATACCAGAAAAGAAGTGCTAGATGCTAGGGTAATTGGCAATGGGTTTAGCGAAAGATTTAGTCATTCAATAAATAAAAATATGCTCTACTATGCTACAGCCTTTGGTGATGGTTATATAATGAGAAGCTCTATGCCAATGGCGATTATAACTAACTTTGAAGAAACATATTTAAGATATTATATTATAACAGTAATATTGGTTTTAGCTATGGCTATGGCTGTTTCACTAAAATTTTCTCAAGTTATTTTAGAGCCAATAAAAAACCTGCAGTTTATTACTTCACAGGTAGCCTATGGTGAACTTGATAGAAGAGTAAAGGCAATTAAGGATGATGAAATAGGACAACTTGCAAAAACTTTTAATAATATGGCTGATAAACTTCAGGATACTTTAAAAGACGTAACAGATAAACAAAACAGACTTAGTGCTATTCTGCAGAGTATGGATAGTGGTGTTATAGCAATAGATAAAAATAATAAGGTTATAATGATTAATTCCTGTGCAGAAGATATATTTGGAATAAATAGAGATATAATTGGATTAAACCTATTAGATATTATAAGAAATTTTGAGCTTGAAGAAGTCTTTAAAAATAAACATGAAAACAATAGAGAATTGAAAATATGGTGGCCTAAGGAAAGGGAATTAAGAATAAAAACCACTGACATAAGAAATGAGTGGGGATTAATCGGTACAGTTGCTGTTGTACAGGATATTACTGATTTAAAGAGACTTGAAAATATGCGTTCTGAATTTGTGGCTAATGTATCCCACGAGTTAAAAACCCCATTAACCTCAATTAAAGGCTTTGCTGAAACTTTAAAATATGTTGATGATGCTGCCACAAAAGAAAAATTCCTTAACATAATAGATGACGAAGCCGAAAGACTAACAAGGCTTATAAATGATATTCTTACACTTTCCTATATAGAGCAGCATGGTGAAAGCAAAACTGAGTCAATTAACGTTAATGAGATAATTGAAAATGTGTATAACTTACTTAAAAACACTGCTGACCTTAAAAAAATCAATGTAGAAATTTTAGGAGATAAAGTACCAGAGCTGGTTGGGGATAGAGATAGGTTTAAACAGATGGTTTTAAACCTTGTGGATAATGCTATAAAATATTCAGAAGAGAGTGATAAGGTATTTGTTGAAACAAAGGTGGAAGAAAATAATGTGGTGCTTTCGGTTCGAGATACTGGAGTAGGAATGACTAAAGAGCATCAAGAAAGGATATTCGAAAGGTTTTACAGAGTTGATAAAGCTAGATCTAGAGCTCAAGGGGGAACTGGATTAGGTCTTGCTATTGTAAAACATATAATACTTAGCTTAAATGGCACTATTGATGTTGAAAGTGAATTGGGAGTAGGAACAAAATTTACTATAAAGATTCCAATTAATAGAACAGAGTAA
- a CDS encoding response regulator transcription factor, which produces MSQEKVIIVDDEEHIQELIKFNLENMGYKVLCSGNGIEALKLVKNEHPDLVLLDLMLPGMDGFEVCKEIRKDNNISNIPIIMITAKGEELDRILGLELGADDYITKPFSVRELTARVKAVLRRTTFQPVEKSFKFDNIVVDFEKHEVLKDAKKVELTLKEFELLEILIKNKGRVMTRDFLLDKIWGYEYIGETRTVDVHIRHLRQKIEDDDKNPKYIETIRGVGYRFNLGE; this is translated from the coding sequence ATGTCTCAGGAAAAAGTAATTATCGTAGATGATGAAGAGCATATACAGGAATTGATAAAGTTTAACCTGGAAAATATGGGGTACAAGGTATTGTGTTCTGGTAATGGTATAGAGGCTCTAAAGCTTGTAAAAAATGAGCATCCTGATTTAGTTTTGCTAGATTTAATGTTACCTGGCATGGATGGGTTTGAGGTTTGTAAAGAGATAAGAAAGGACAATAATATCTCAAATATTCCAATTATAATGATAACTGCTAAAGGTGAAGAATTGGACAGAATACTTGGACTTGAGCTTGGAGCTGATGATTACATTACCAAACCTTTTTCAGTAAGAGAACTTACTGCAAGGGTAAAAGCAGTTTTAAGGAGAACAACATTTCAGCCAGTTGAAAAGTCCTTTAAATTCGATAATATTGTAGTTGATTTTGAAAAACATGAGGTATTGAAGGATGCTAAAAAGGTAGAATTAACATTAAAGGAATTTGAATTGTTAGAAATTCTTATAAAAAATAAGGGCAGGGTTATGACAAGAGACTTTTTACTAGATAAAATATGGGGATATGAGTATATAGGTGAAACTAGAACAGTAGATGTGCATATAAGGCACTTGAGACAAAAAATAGAAGATGATGATAAGAATCCAAAGTATATTGAAACCATTAGGGGAGTTGGATACAGATTTAATTTAGGTGAATAA
- the pgeF gene encoding peptidoglycan editing factor PgeF yields the protein METNIENYKFISFKETGMECVFSTAEGKLNFKIDGEQGIFNIEKLKKWFNVDSVGYLEQIHSDKIYKYDGSTYIGDALITNNKNIAIGVFTADCVPVLLYDLEKHSIAAVHSGWKGTLADIVPKTIDALKNTYNSKPENITAYIGPHNKVCCYEVGENLISNFKKHNLYSNIEISKGKNLDLEACIKAQLLSKGVQKTNIHTLDMCTFCNTDYKLHSYRKAANESGRMFSFIILR from the coding sequence GTGGAAACTAATATTGAAAATTATAAGTTTATTTCATTTAAAGAAACAGGGATGGAATGTGTTTTCTCTACTGCTGAAGGAAAGCTTAACTTTAAGATAGATGGGGAACAGGGAATTTTTAATATAGAAAAGCTTAAGAAATGGTTTAATGTTGATTCAGTTGGATACTTAGAACAAATTCACAGTGATAAGATATACAAATATGATGGCAGTACCTACATAGGTGATGCCTTAATAACTAATAATAAAAATATTGCTATAGGAGTTTTTACTGCCGATTGTGTGCCTGTTTTACTTTATGATTTGGAGAAGCATTCAATAGCTGCTGTTCATAGTGGGTGGAAGGGCACACTAGCTGATATTGTCCCTAAAACTATAGATGCTTTGAAAAATACCTATAACTCTAAGCCTGAAAATATTACAGCATATATTGGACCACATAATAAAGTTTGTTGCTATGAGGTTGGAGAAAACCTAATTTCTAATTTTAAAAAGCATAACCTGTATAGTAACATAGAAATTTCAAAAGGTAAAAACTTAGATTTAGAAGCCTGTATTAAAGCCCAGTTACTAAGTAAAGGGGTGCAAAAGACTAACATTCATACTTTGGATATGTGTACCTTTTGCAATACAGATTATAAACTTCACTCTTACAGAAAAGCCGCTAATGAAAGCGGTAGAATGTTCTCATTTATAATATTAAGATAA
- the nrdR gene encoding transcriptional regulator NrdR has protein sequence MKCPFCNHEESKVVDSRSTEDDMAIRRRRECLKCSKRYTTYEKIEDIPILVIKKNSNRESFDKSKIINGVLKACQKRPVSRAQIEEIANEVEKQLSNQMLTEVKSEYIGEMIMSYLKDIDEVSYVRFASVYRQFKDINTFMEEIKNLMITK, from the coding sequence GTGAAGTGTCCTTTCTGCAACCATGAAGAAAGTAAAGTGGTAGACTCTAGGTCTACTGAGGATGATATGGCCATAAGAAGAAGAAGAGAATGTCTTAAGTGTTCTAAAAGATACACTACTTATGAAAAAATTGAGGATATTCCAATTTTAGTTATAAAAAAGAATTCTAATCGAGAAAGTTTTGATAAGTCAAAAATAATAAATGGAGTTTTAAAAGCATGCCAAAAAAGGCCTGTTTCTAGAGCACAAATTGAAGAAATAGCTAATGAAGTTGAAAAGCAGCTCAGTAATCAAATGCTAACTGAAGTCAAATCAGAATATATTGGAGAAATGATAATGTCTTATTTAAAGGATATTGATGAAGTATCTTATGTAAGGTTTGCATCTGTATACAGACAATTCAAAGATATCAATACCTTTATGGAGGAAATTAAAAATTTGATGATTACTAAATAA
- a CDS encoding YlmC/YmxH family sporulation protein produces the protein MEKSLYSIGNLRSMEVIDTSTGAKLGYIKDLKIDCNEYKIISIILPDQKVSWFGKSEGIEIPWEKVTKVGIDVVLIDGSDLNLDDKE, from the coding sequence ATGGAAAAGTCATTATATTCAATAGGAAACTTAAGATCCATGGAAGTTATTGATACTTCCACAGGAGCAAAGCTAGGATATATAAAAGACTTGAAAATAGATTGTAATGAATATAAAATTATATCTATCATTCTTCCAGATCAGAAGGTGTCATGGTTTGGTAAATCTGAAGGAATAGAAATTCCGTGGGAAAAGGTAACAAAAGTAGGGATAGATGTAGTTTTAATTGATGGCAGCGATCTGAATCTTGACGATAAGGAGTAG
- the sigG gene encoding RNA polymerase sporulation sigma factor SigG, translated as MMINKVEICGVNTAKLPVLKEAEMRRLLMSMKDGDQESREKFIRGNLRLVLSVIQRFNNRGENVDDLFQVGCIGLIKAIDNFDLSQNVKFSTYAVPMIIGEIRRYLRDNNSIRVSRSLRDIAYRALQVRDKLVNENNKEPTISQIAKELKVPREEVVFALDAIQDPVSLFEPIYHDGGDAIYVMDQISDSKNIDESWLENISIKEAMKKLNDREKLILTLRFFDGRTQMEVADEIGISQAQVSRLEKTALRHMRKYV; from the coding sequence ATGATGATAAATAAAGTTGAAATTTGCGGCGTGAACACTGCAAAGCTACCAGTTTTAAAGGAAGCTGAGATGAGAAGGCTTTTAATGAGTATGAAGGATGGTGACCAAGAATCCAGAGAGAAGTTTATTAGAGGGAACCTAAGACTGGTGCTGAGCGTAATACAAAGATTCAATAATAGAGGAGAAAATGTTGACGATTTATTTCAAGTTGGATGCATTGGCCTTATCAAAGCTATTGATAATTTTGACTTATCTCAGAATGTAAAATTTTCTACATATGCAGTTCCAATGATAATTGGTGAAATAAGAAGATATTTGCGTGATAACAACTCAATAAGAGTAAGCAGGTCATTAAGAGACATAGCATACAGAGCCCTGCAGGTTAGAGATAAACTAGTAAATGAAAACAACAAAGAGCCAACTATTTCGCAAATAGCAAAGGAACTTAAGGTACCAAGAGAAGAAGTGGTATTTGCACTTGATGCTATACAAGATCCTGTATCATTGTTTGAACCAATTTATCATGATGGCGGAGATGCCATATATGTTATGGATCAAATCAGCGATAGTAAAAATATAGATGAGTCCTGGCTTGAAAATATTTCCATAAAAGAAGCCATGAAAAAACTAAATGATAGAGAAAAATTAATACTTACATTAAGATTTTTTGATGGAAGAACTCAAATGGAAGTTGCTGATGAAATAGGAATTTCACAAGCACAGGTATCAAGACTTGAAAAAACTGCATTAAGACATATGAGAAAGTATGTTTAG
- the sigE gene encoding RNA polymerase sporulation sigma factor SigE, translating into MFKLKILLNRILIRFKWFAKKVYYIGGNDALPPPLSKEEEDDLVCKLVTGDESVRSILIERNLRLVVYIARKFENTGVNVEDLISVGTIGLIKAVNTFDPNKKIKLATYGSRCIENEILMYLRRNSKVKAEISFYEPLNIDWDGNELLLSDILGTENDSVYNLIEDEVDKQLLLVAMKKLSIREKEIVQLRFGLNGQGEKTQKEVADMLGISQSYISRLEKRIIKRLKKEINKMI; encoded by the coding sequence ATGTTTAAGTTAAAAATATTATTGAATAGGATACTAATACGATTTAAATGGTTTGCAAAAAAGGTATATTATATAGGTGGTAATGATGCGCTTCCACCTCCTTTGAGCAAGGAAGAAGAGGATGACCTTGTTTGCAAGCTAGTTACAGGAGATGAGAGTGTACGCTCCATACTTATAGAAAGAAACCTTAGATTAGTAGTATACATTGCAAGGAAATTCGAAAATACAGGGGTTAATGTTGAAGATTTAATATCAGTTGGAACTATTGGACTCATAAAGGCAGTTAATACCTTTGATCCAAATAAGAAGATAAAGCTAGCTACATATGGCTCAAGATGTATTGAAAATGAAATACTTATGTATCTAAGAAGAAACAGCAAGGTGAAGGCAGAAATTTCTTTTTATGAACCTCTGAACATTGATTGGGATGGTAACGAACTATTGCTTTCTGATATTTTAGGCACAGAAAATGATTCTGTATATAACCTGATAGAAGATGAAGTGGATAAGCAGCTTTTGCTGGTGGCTATGAAGAAGCTAAGCATTAGAGAAAAAGAGATAGTTCAGCTAAGGTTTGGGCTTAATGGACAGGGTGAGAAAACTCAAAAGGAAGTTGCCGATATGCTTGGAATTTCACAGTCCTATATATCCAGGCTGGAAAAGAGAATAATTAAAAGATTAAAGAAGGAAATAAATAAAATGATTTAA
- the spoIIGA gene encoding sigma-E processing peptidase SpoIIGA: protein MVVYLDTLLLVNFIVNYFLLDITSQTVKIPSKNRNLVLSSFLGSLYVIALLYPKAVIFTTLPFKIAVSIVMILICFKQRDVIVNLKITGIFILYSMLLAGVCFYLNISRGNEPEFSSVIYSFPYEWLLISLMIVYLIIHRLVVFIKDRRDISTLIFIVDIVTKDNKKRVKAFLDTGNELREPATNLPVIIVEKEAMLDVNLEKYDKFYIPYQVVNGYSDKMQGFKPDHVEVYYGNKVQYAEVIVAFCDNKLSNYNDYDALLSRGII from the coding sequence GTGGTAGTATATTTAGATACTTTGCTATTAGTGAACTTCATTGTAAACTATTTTCTGTTGGATATAACTTCTCAAACAGTTAAAATTCCATCTAAGAATAGAAATTTAGTTTTGTCAAGTTTTCTAGGAAGTTTATACGTAATTGCATTATTGTATCCTAAGGCAGTTATTTTTACAACATTACCATTTAAAATTGCTGTATCAATTGTTATGATTTTGATTTGCTTCAAACAACGGGACGTAATAGTTAATTTAAAAATTACTGGCATCTTTATACTATACTCTATGCTCCTAGCGGGAGTTTGCTTTTATTTGAATATAAGTAGAGGAAACGAACCAGAATTCTCAAGTGTTATATATAGTTTTCCTTATGAATGGCTATTAATTTCCTTAATGATTGTTTATTTGATTATACATAGACTAGTGGTTTTTATTAAAGATAGAAGAGATATAAGTACTCTTATATTTATAGTGGACATTGTTACAAAGGATAATAAAAAGAGAGTTAAGGCGTTTTTAGATACCGGTAATGAATTGAGAGAACCAGCAACAAATCTGCCGGTTATTATTGTAGAAAAGGAAGCTATGCTGGATGTTAATTTAGAAAAATATGATAAATTTTATATTCCGTATCAGGTAGTAAATGGCTATTCAGATAAAATGCAGGGGTTCAAACCTGACCATGTTGAGGTATATTATGGGAATAAAGTTCAATATGCAGAGGTAATAGTTGCATTCTGTGATAATAAACTAAGCAATTATAACGACTATGATGCACTACTATCTCGAGGAATTATTTAG
- the ftsZ gene encoding cell division protein FtsZ, whose amino-acid sequence MLDFDVEIQQFAQIKVIGCGGGGNNAVNRMIKNGLKNVEFIAINTDKQALMLSQASQKIQIGDKLTKGLGAGANPEIGQKAAEESKEEIAQAIKGADMVFITAGMGGGTGTGSAPVIAEIAKSMGILTVGVVTKPFPFEGRKRMLHAEMGINSLKEKVDTLVTIPNERLLSIVDKKTPLTESFKLADDVLRQGVQGISDLITIPGLVNLDFADVRTIMLNRGLAHMGTGLGKGDNRAQDAAKQAISSPLLETSIIGATGVLLNITGGPDFSLIEMNEAAEIVQNAADPDANIIVGAVIDENLKDEIRITVIATGFEELKKEIPGSKAVPGKEEAALTLEKEEYLESDIEIPAFLRRKKR is encoded by the coding sequence GTGCTTGATTTTGATGTTGAAATTCAACAATTTGCACAAATAAAAGTTATCGGATGCGGTGGCGGTGGTAACAACGCTGTTAATAGAATGATTAAAAATGGTCTAAAAAATGTGGAGTTTATCGCTATTAATACAGATAAACAAGCTTTAATGCTTTCACAAGCATCTCAGAAGATACAAATAGGTGATAAATTAACTAAAGGTCTAGGAGCAGGAGCAAATCCTGAAATCGGACAAAAGGCCGCAGAAGAGAGTAAAGAAGAAATTGCACAAGCTATAAAAGGTGCTGATATGGTATTTATTACCGCAGGTATGGGCGGTGGTACAGGAACAGGTTCTGCTCCTGTAATTGCTGAGATAGCAAAATCTATGGGAATTTTAACTGTAGGTGTAGTAACAAAGCCATTCCCATTTGAAGGAAGAAAAAGAATGCTTCATGCTGAAATGGGCATAAATAGTCTTAAAGAAAAGGTTGATACTCTTGTAACCATACCAAATGAAAGACTTCTTTCCATAGTTGATAAGAAGACTCCTTTAACTGAGTCCTTCAAGTTGGCTGATGATGTGTTAAGACAAGGTGTACAGGGGATTTCAGACCTTATTACAATACCAGGTCTTGTTAATCTTGACTTTGCAGATGTTAGAACTATTATGTTAAATAGAGGCCTAGCTCATATGGGGACTGGTCTTGGAAAAGGTGATAATAGAGCACAAGATGCGGCTAAACAAGCTATATCAAGTCCTTTATTAGAAACTTCAATTATTGGCGCTACTGGAGTGTTACTTAACATAACGGGTGGACCGGACTTTTCACTTATAGAAATGAATGAAGCTGCAGAAATTGTTCAAAATGCAGCAGACCCTGATGCTAATATAATTGTAGGTGCAGTTATCGATGAAAATCTTAAGGATGAAATTAGAATAACTGTTATAGCAACTGGTTTTGAAGAATTAAAGAAAGAAATCCCTGGAAGCAAAGCTGTACCAGGTAAAGAAGAAGCTGCTTTAACTCTAGAAAAGGAAGAATACCTAGAAAGTGATATTGAAATACCTGCATTTTTAAGAAGAAAAAAGAGATAA
- the ftsA gene encoding cell division protein FtsA produces the protein MSDYIVGIDIGSSKVCAAVGRVDKQGRMQIVGITSVPCVGLKKGVVVDIDSTSDSIKNCIEQLERMVDTQIHGAYICLPGGISELIPSKGVVAVSSDDREIKNGDVDRVIKAAKVVAIPSDKAIIGILPEQFIVDGYENIKDPIGMSGLRLEVDAKLIAAQATIVNNICKSVSKSGLDINGIVLESVAISQVVLTKEEMSLGTALVDVGAETIDISIYKGGNLVNTSTIPLGGSTITNDISLCLKISATEAEKLKIKYGSVQNAVKPYDEKITVNAGYNNVVQVDYIMLTEIIQARVEELFYFIYKKLKENNYYDEISGIVIVGGGISLFKGISEFGDNILSKPIRIGIPEYVGASSPTYAAAVGVIKDAVSCLKLTNVAESNSELSSKGSFAAYKEKENTSEGSSVITKIKNFFVEFF, from the coding sequence ATGAGTGATTACATAGTCGGAATTGATATTGGATCTTCAAAAGTTTGTGCTGCAGTTGGCAGAGTAGATAAACAAGGTAGGATGCAAATTGTTGGTATTACATCTGTACCTTGTGTTGGACTCAAAAAGGGAGTAGTTGTTGACATTGACAGCACCTCTGATTCCATAAAAAATTGTATTGAACAATTAGAGAGAATGGTAGATACTCAAATACACGGCGCATATATTTGCTTGCCAGGTGGAATAAGCGAGTTAATTCCTAGTAAAGGTGTTGTTGCTGTTTCATCTGATGATAGAGAAATAAAGAATGGTGATGTTGATAGGGTTATAAAAGCTGCGAAAGTGGTTGCTATACCTTCAGACAAAGCTATTATTGGTATATTACCTGAGCAGTTTATAGTAGATGGCTATGAAAATATAAAGGACCCTATTGGAATGTCAGGCTTGAGGCTGGAAGTTGATGCTAAGTTAATTGCAGCTCAAGCAACTATAGTTAATAATATTTGCAAGAGTGTATCTAAATCAGGACTTGATATTAATGGAATAGTATTAGAATCAGTAGCAATATCACAAGTAGTACTTACAAAGGAAGAAATGTCACTTGGTACAGCACTTGTAGATGTTGGAGCTGAAACAATAGATATTTCTATTTATAAGGGTGGAAATTTAGTAAATACATCTACGATTCCACTTGGTGGAAGTACTATAACTAATGATATTTCTCTTTGCTTAAAGATTTCAGCTACTGAGGCTGAAAAATTAAAAATCAAGTATGGAAGCGTACAAAATGCAGTAAAACCCTATGATGAGAAAATTACTGTAAATGCAGGATATAATAATGTAGTGCAGGTTGACTACATTATGCTTACAGAAATTATTCAGGCTAGAGTTGAGGAATTATTTTATTTTATTTATAAAAAGCTTAAAGAAAATAATTATTATGACGAAATATCAGGTATAGTTATTGTTGGAGGAGGCATTTCATTATTTAAAGGTATTAGTGAATTTGGCGATAATATTTTGAGTAAGCCTATTAGAATAGGGATACCTGAATATGTTGGTGCTTCTAGTCCTACATATGCAGCTGCTGTTGGAGTCATAAAGGATGCAGTAAGCTGTTTAAAGCTTACAAATGTAGCTGAGAGCAATAGTGAACTAAGTAGTAAAGGTTCATTTGCAGCATATAAAGAAAAAGAAAATACCAGTGAAGGTAGCAGTGTCATAACAAAAATTAAGAACTTTTTTGTAGAATTTTTTTAA